The Arachis ipaensis cultivar K30076 chromosome B03, Araip1.1, whole genome shotgun sequence region tgataagataacaatttaaaattcaaatataatgCTATAAAGATTACTTTTAAAACGCATAAGATTTTACCTATCAATCTATTAACGAGctcaaataattatttctaatttaaatcataaagtaaatataataatcacatttttataaaatatggttTAAAATCCCGAAATATCAATTATTTAGATTATACGatataatttttcattatttttctattaccaaaattttaattttaatttgtataaaataattaattataataaaaattgtacataacTATTAATTGTCTTAAAtttaagtatttataaaaatcaatataatcatttctaacaaattaatctctaagagtttaatttaataaaataaatcgtaatttattcataatacaaatttcttaaattaaattaCCTAACACTTCcattattgaattttaatttgaaattacatcaaataaccaattataaaaattatataagattattaattaacttaactccatatattaataaaactaatttaattactccTAAaagattagtttataaaaataaggagttcaaaataaaataagtcacaatttatttatataattatttgaaattatttttattggtattgtttaatttgtataattatttaaataatattagaaaattattatttcataaacaattgttgtaatggttgtaaaatcgttctttaaaatagtcaaagagaacggttttattttgttactatagcgtaatgaaaaattgaacttcaacagcaacactgtaaaaaccattgtctaagaccatctaatagaacggttttaaagtgtagcattttggcaacggtttttatgcgtttcttttgtacaattatttaaacaacaataaaaaaccgttgcttaaatacaaatcatggtaacggttataaaaccgttctttaaaatagtcaaagagaacggttttaatttgttgctataaaataataaaaaattgaatttaacagtaacactataaaaaaccgttgcctaaacctatctaagagaacggttttaaggcgttAAAAAATTTAGCGTTGCTAAAGGCCATATTTGTTCGTGTtgcacccaaatatcttcgtgttatactcaaatacagaaaaatgttttctttaatgcagaagttttacattacattcaattcaaaccatcaacgatgaacaataattttcacaaacaaaagcAATATTATTCACccacagaatcataaactactaacaaaaatgatgagtttggaaaactccaatttaattttgatgatgaacaaacattattgaaatatttaattacatttttattaattcgattttcatttaacatatgttaactaataattttgtgatgcagattttaatTGGACCGAAAATAAAATTCTGGTGCAAGCCTAATTATACTCAGCCTTGATTTAATGCAAGAATACATGATGAGTATGGCTAAATTGATTTTGGGCcgaaacaaaagaaaattgacAAGCCCAAGTGTTTTACTATTAGCTCAGCTTTGAATGTCCAAATTAATTTGTGGCTGAAGCTAGTTGTTATATTGGGCCAAATTGATTTTATTACAAGCCCAAGATCTATGCTAAGTGATCCAATGCTTGATCCAAAATTCATCAAGAAAGCAAATATTATCATTTGCCTTATGCTCTCCAACGGATTCCACATCACAGAAGGTAGTTAGGGTGGCTACGTAAGGAAGGAAGCAAAAGTCGAGCAGAAGAAGTCAtaatcatcatgaagcatcaagggctagaaattcatcttggagagcaagccaaggatggagcgctcggattgatgaagagtgatgaccaaggaaggactagaggtaattgcatgttaggttttgcatggattatctcttctctctctctggccgaaccggttctattTCTTGGACAAGAAGAAGTTGGCTTAGTTTTTGGCTTCAaaagtggaggcttccctcttctataaaaagagagaacagccactgtttggagcaaggagaaagtgtgaaagtgcaaggcacagagttctcagagctacctgagctaacagatttctcttctccttcaatgtatttcattttgtaatttttctgtttaattttgtcatgtcttgagtctcatggaaaaaggaaaacagtgaagtttgtatgaaaaagccatagagcggaaaaaggcagagagtgcaaaattaaaagaaaaagccatagatgtccttagagttcctttgttcatctatatTGTGTTTCATAATtatgtgggaatccccttgtaagttgggttagcactttacagattgtaatcaggaagattatagtgaaattccatcatgtttgtgatggagactggatgtaagctgcactgcacttagcagctgaaccaggatatatctgggtgtaattttctctcttctctactccatttctgtatCTACtacacaggagcaaaaaccaaaaatatctcaTGTTAAGTgatgagacaaaaagaaaagtctcgtggctagggacgagacaaaagaaaaagtctcgtggctagtgacgagataaaaagacaagaagttttcaaaattggtttcaAAGGTCAGGAAATAttatcaagcaaaaagggggctaagattcaacccccttctcttagccactgataaccattaGAAAACATTAACTAGAATCAAACTACACCtcaaccacttgattggattcaaaataatcaatttcgttctggttcagttgacaatctgaacttgaattattcattattttcaacaatgagataactgatgatggaggagaagaaACTTAAgaagataaaacaaaaaaaatgaataaaataaagaagatgatgatgatgaaaaagaagaagaagaagaagcagcagaagatgagaaggagaaagaggaagagttttaaattatgcatAACTTATCAGCATACATACacaaaaaattcttaaacaatacacccaaatatctttgtgttacacccaaatttgctgcaaatacagaaaaatgtttcctctaatactacatttttttgttcttcttttttttctcccttatttctttctttcttttagctgaacgaatgtaagttcatcctcttccaaataattttgtactatcactacaagaaaaagcaatatttgtaacaaaaaaaattgttacaaaaaatcgaaattttgaaacaaaagaattttgtaacaaaaaaaggggccgttgcagtatgtttcattacaaaaagtttttgtaacaaaaaatggaactgttacaattcaaagtgatattttgtaacaaatttttctaaTACAAAAAACCAGAGGTAGTTACAAAAATGGTaataaattttgatcttcaaggtatttttggtgacaatctattttttcctatcataaaattttgttacaaaatgtaacttgattttctaacgtttttttttctttagttacaaaagcaaaataattattttgtaacaattgttttaatacaaattacatgcataatataaatatactgaaattaattactacaaaatgagatattttattaaactcaaaatattgaTACACAAATTTCTTTTGAAAAGTAataaaacatgttacaaatctaaacaataaaaaatgctACAAACCTATAACTATGTTATATCAAGTTAGGCTATAAACCAATCCCAATAACAAATCCTAAGAAGCATATTTCCAAGTAGTAACTCTCCTGcattaacaataacaattaataaaataaataaatgaataaaaaagagaaattagAAGCCATCATTGGCAATAACAATTACAATTAACAAAActtaaattaacaaaattatcAATATATTTTCAATTAGTAAATCTCCTGCAAATCTCACATCAATTGGTTAGCATAGCACATGCtaaaatataagataaattaTATGTCAATGTTATAATAAACCTGTTATAAGTCGCTTCTTTTGTCCCTCTGAGATGCCCTTGAGCATTTCATCGCCCACCAATGTGTTTTCATATATGTCCAAACCTAATATCtttgtattttaaaaattaaaattttaaaacaaaataaaattttcttaaagattttaatattttaaaataatttttttagttataaaaattcttgtattttgtgacaaacaaataacttgttacaaataatatgagattttgtgacaaattaattttttgttacaaaataattagagtttttgaaacaaataaatattttgttacaaaatattttaaacttttgtAACAACTccatcttttgttacaaaatattataaaattttgtaacaaaacatcGATTCGTTATAAAAGccaatataatttgtaacaaaaaaattaaatcgtTACAAAATATCAACACGTTTTGTAACAAATTAtattattgttacaaaatattattattatgtaacaatcactaatttttgttacaaaaatattttttttgtaacaattttaaattcgTTACAAAGTTTTTATTACAAatattccattttcttgtagtgtattatgtgtttctttttcttctttgtttgattttttttgttttgatgaaaaagaagaagaagaagcagcagaagatgaggatgagggagaagaagagttttgaattatgcagaatttatcagaaaAATATCTTAAAGAATACACCCAAATGTCTTCGTGTTACATCtatccaaatatcttcgtgttacacccaaatttgctgtaaatacagaaaaatattttctttaatgcagaacttttacattacattcaattcaaaccatcaacgattAAACATTATTCAACtatagaatcataaactactaataaaaaattaagttgaaTCGAACCACACATTAactacttgattggattcaaaacaataatcaatttcgttttggttcaattgacaatttgaacttaaattattcattatcttcaacaacgaaataaggaggagaaggagaaaaagaaaagaagaaaaaaaattccaatgaaagaagaaggaagaagaggaggtgGTGTTAGTGATGATAATAACGAAAGAGATAAATGTGCATGAGTAAGAAACGTGTGTGAGAGTGATTTATTCTACTcctgttattaaatttttttgaatccgTTACAATATATAACCGTATAACTAACTACTTATACAAGCAGAAGATTCTGATGAAGATGGTTGTTCATATCAAATTCTGCTGCTTTCTTTTTTAATGCGAACTTGAATTCAGCAGCATGGCATAATAACTGCATGGCCATGCCATGAGGCCATGGACAATCAATTCGATTTCCAAATGGTGGACCTCTTCTCTCACGacataaaatatatatagaaaaaaactGTTACATGTCGAATAATAATGTTGCAGTTATACCTTATAGCCAACAGAGTTTAACTAGGAGACAATTTTTTTAaccaatattaattaattttttaattttaaatttaaaatcttaaccTAAATTCTATATCCTTAAAAAATATGTAAAGAATAATGTTATATTAATTAACTAATTCAAAGTTGATTCCTATAGTTATTTCTCTGGAATATATATACATTTACATGCATACATTGAATTTAGGCCATCACGTGTTTTCACCTAACACTTGGGGACCAATTTAATTATTGATGACAGaactaataaaaattagaataataTTACACATTCATCCAAGTCttttttataaagaatttttataaatcaAGTTcaactaaattaaataataaaatttaaaataatattaattataagtgATATGTTaaactaacttaattaaatttagttgataaaaaaatttaaatatttaatatttttattgtttaatatttttattatcttcttatattttttttattctaaaaactAATATATTTTGATCTCTCTTAGATAATTCCTGCACATACATACAGTCATCATTCATCAACGAAaagaatgatgagaaacaatGTGCTGCAGCAGCAGCAGTTCAAAGATTCAGCTCTTAAGATGATCTCATTGTGCTCCCTAATTATTGTAGGTGTAGTTGaaacaaaatcaacaatagaaCCATGCAACTCCTCCCAGGCATGCCCCTCACTTCTCTCATACCTCTTGCCATGGGACTCAATGCTATCCGAAATAGCAACACGCTTCAACGTGAACGTCTCTGATATCATGGCCGCAAACTCTGCCTTCCCAATAACAGCATCGTGCGGCAACGAAATCGTGAGAGCAGGATCAACGGTGAAGATACCAGCCACGTGTGAGTGCGTGGATGGAATCAGAAGGTCGGTGTCAGCAGTGTACAAGGTGAAAGCATCGGACACACTGGAATCGATATCAGAGGGTTATGGAGGACTTGTTAGTGCAGATCAAATTGGGAGTTTCAACAAAGCCGTGCCTTTGGTGGATGGAGATGTGGTAGTTATACCGTTGCCGTGCAGTTGCATGAAGAACCAGAATAATGGGGAAAGTGCGGTTTATATGTCGTATGTGGTTCAGAAAGGGGAGACACTGGGAAGCGTGGCGGCTTATTTTGGTACAACTATTTCTGATTTGGAAACTGTTAACGGTCTTGGACAACCTACCGTTCTACCTGGCGATATTCTATCGATTCCTATACCAGGTACCTACCTAAAAATCTTATACAAAGTTGGGAGTGGATCATctctagtgaaaaaaaaaaaattggatactGTTTAGTGTTTAATATAATCATTCATTTTTATCTCTTTCCTATTTAATTTTGGTTCCACTTAAAGATTTAAAGGGAAAAGCACTTTATTCTCTCAAATGTTTCTTTCCCTGCAAAGGATCCATTTCCTACAAAGTTACATTAAAAACTACTATATTTACTTACAAGCCAAACATGTCAAATTATTTAATCGTTGTGTGAGTAATTACACCTATAATGATTGATGACATAATCTTGTGTAGAAAATTGTAACGTCCTTTGCAGCATGTTCATCAGCTACCCTGAATTGGTACAATGAGAGTTTAATAGTTCCAAATGGCTCATATGCTTTAACTGCCACCAACTGTATTAAATGCACTTGTGCTCCACAGGGTCTCAAGTAAGCAACCATATGCAAATTCACTCTTAGTAACAATAACGAATTTTAATGCTTGTTGATCGATAAGCTATATCTTGTATTTGGCTAGGATGCAATGTTTTCCTTCTGGAATGGATGTACATTGCTATAATTTACGTTGCAAGGGTTCCAATCTTGCTATTGGGGATGAACATCTGGAATATTCCAATGCTGGATGCAATGTCACCCAATGTGTGTACCGTGGCCACAGGGGTGGAAAAATTCTGAGTAGGTAAGCAAATAAATTCAATAAACCTCTGCATAGCAGAATCCTAAAGAGCTACCCAAAAAATAATTTCTATTTTGGCTTCAATTTTTTTTGTCTTCTTGTAGCAACACGTTCTTTGTTTTACATTTTGCAGTCTGATAAACTCTTCTTATCTGCAATGTCCGGGTAACTTCTTCATATTTAGCAAGAGCAGCAGAAATTTCAGAATTCTGACgggaaatgttttttttttatcattctttaatgtctttattttattaattttattttatctgtGTGTTCTTTTGGGCAGATAATAAAAACTCTAGTGCAGCTACATGTTGGCAACCCTCAGCACCAAATTTGGCAGACCCATTTGTTTTGTCTCCAAGCCCAAGCCCAAGCCTATTCCCCTTGCCCGTTTCTGAGGCTGCTCTAATGACTCATGCCTATGACTATGACTACGACTATGAGAGAAGGCTCCATCTGTTCTCATTCATCTGTCGTATGCTACACTTGTTCTTCCCAATGCTTCTACTTTGTTTTTTAATCTGATCAAGTGTAGGTTGATGATGCTGATTTGTGATGAATAAATCGTCCTAAATCATATGTGGTATGCTGCACTTGTTCTTCCCAATGCAATGGTACTAGTGTAAACACAGATTCCTCTGCATCTCACATTTGACATTTCATTATCCACTTGTGTTTCTGAATTCTGAGTATTGACCTGATAATAAAATCCAGTAACGTTTCAGAGAATTTGGAAAAAGCTGACTACCTGCTTAGGATAGTACTAGTAGGAAAtacataaattaattttaattataaaaaatatatatataatatatataattaagatcaaagGTTAAAATTTATTGAAATAGTGATGTTTTAATATACTTAAATGTTTTCCGTAAATATAACTCTACATTTCGTTATAAGATTAGATTCTCAttgaaatataaatgacaagaagtACAAATAAATTCTAATCACAGGAATAAGAAAAATGTGTATGTATTTATTTAAGACTCatcattataatttatatagTGACCTCTTAGTTTAAATAGAATTTTATTAATCGAAGTATAGCGTCTAAGTATAATAATAAGGGTAAACTATTAAAACATACTTAAAAGTTATTTATAttgttgataaaaataattttaaaagataaaaagacaaataaattattaaaagatttaaaaacataataaaaatatcaaatatcaaatatatatttttaaaataaattttacaaatcagattttgatatatttttataaatataattaagaaaatgtttttcgatttttttggtgaatgattgaaattttttagatttttttgttatatttttaaattgttcAAAATTTATTTATCGTTTATATATCAGAACTATTTTTATCATTTGTACGAATTTTTGGATATTATATTAGTTTACTTTCTAACATTACATAATAAAAGTATCAGGAGAGACATAACTTATATATAAGTACCAGGTTTCGAAGCTAGaccatacttttttctttttttggtgtcTGAAGGTAGAccatattgattctgataaataCGCGCAAATATGACTGAGAAATAACTACAAACACTAGTAGGCTTggataaagttgatagttatggcTTATTGGCTTATAAGCATCATCACAA contains the following coding sequences:
- the LOC107634385 gene encoding lysM domain-containing GPI-anchored protein 1-like, coding for MMRNNVLQQQQFKDSALKMISLCSLIIVGVVETKSTIEPCNSSQACPSLLSYLLPWDSMLSEIATRFNVNVSDIMAANSAFPITASCGNEIVRAGSTVKIPATCECVDGIRRSVSAVYKVKASDTLESISEGYGGLVSADQIGSFNKAVPLVDGDVVVIPLPCSCMKNQNNGESAVYMSYVVQKGETLGSVAAYFGTTISDLETVNGLGQPTVLPGDILSIPIPACSSATLNWYNESLIVPNGSYALTATNCIKCTCAPQGLKMQCFPSGMDVHCYNLRCKGSNLAIGDEHLEYSNAGCNVTQCVYRGHRGGKILSSLINSSYLQCPDNKNSSAATCWQPSAPNLADPFVLSPSPSPSLFPLPVSEAALMTHAYDYDYDYERRLHLFSFICRMLHLFFPMLLLCFLI